The genomic DNA GGCGAGGACCTCGTCGACGAAGACGACCGGCCCGTGCGCGGCGAGCCGCGCCCACATCTCCCAGTCGGCGGCGTGGGGGAGCGCGGTGTCGAAACCGCCCACCGCCTCGTACGCCGAGCGTCGCACGACGATGGCGGGCGCTCGGACGCGGTTGGAGAGCGCGAGGGAGTCGAGCGCGTCGGTCCACACGCCGGTCCCGTGGCGGTAGGAGCGGGTGGTGTGGGTCGGGGTCCCGTCGGCCGTGACGTCCTCGGCGCGGCAGACCGCGGCGACGGCCGACGGCTCCGCGGCGAGGGCCTGCTCCATCGCGGCGTAGAAGCCGGGCAGGACCTCGTCGTCGCCGTGCAGGAGGTGGACGAGCTCGCCGCGGGCCAGGAGGAGGCAGCGGTTGAACGTCCGGATCGCGCCGAGGTTGACCGGAAGGCGCACGTAGGTCACGCGACCGGCACCGAGGCGGTCCACCACGGCGGCCGGGTCGTCGGACGAGGCGTCGTCCACGACCACGACCTCGACGTCGGAGCGCCCGCCCAGCTGGGCCACCACCTCGGGGAGCGCGAGCGCGAGGTAGCCCGCGCAGTCGTGCACGGGCACGACGACCGACCAGCGCGGGCGGTGCGGCTCGGTGACCGGGAGCACGGGCGGGACCTGGGGCACGCGCGCAACGTAGCGGCGCCGGACCGTCCCGCCGAGGCCTCGGGACGGGGCGTCACCACCTGTTGGGCGACTGCACCTCCCGGGTTCACCGTCCGTTCAGCGGGGGCCCGGAGCATCGGTGAGGCAGGGACAGGACTGACCGGGCGGGCCGCGCAGACCCCGCCGGACGAGGGAGGTGGACGATGACCGCGATCGCCGAGCGCCCCCTGGGGCTCTGGCTGGACGAGCGGCTCTTCTCGTCCCCGGGGACCCTCGACGTGCCGCTCGCCATCGAGGTGGAGGCCCGCGGGCCGCGCCACGAGCTGGCGGTGGTCGTGCTGACCCAGTGCAACCGGCCCGAGGAGCTGCGCCGGGCGCTCGCCTCCGTGCGCGCCCAGCGCGGGGTCGACCTGCAGCTCGTGCTCGTGGTCAACGGCGCGCAGGCCGAGGACGCCGCCCGCCTGGTCGTGCCCCGCCTCGAGCAGAACGACCACTTCATCGTGCTGCCCGAGAACGCGGGCATCCCCGGCGGCCGCAACATCGGCGCCGCCGCAGCGGACGCGCAGGTCGTGATGTTCCTCGACGACGACGCCGAGCTCCTCGGGCCCGACGTGCTCGCCGGTGTCGTGGCGCGGTTCGCCGCCGACGACGGCCTGGGCGCGATGGCGATCCGCCTCGTCGACCACGAGGGCCTCACCCAACGTCGCCACGTCCCGCGGGTCGGGTCGCGCTCCTTCGCCCGCTCCGGCGAGGTGACCCACTTCATCGGCGCCGCGTGCGCCGTGCGCGCCGAGGCGTTCCACGCCGTCGAGGGCTTCGAGCAGCGCTTCTTCTACGCCATGGAGGAGTCGGACCTGTCCTGGCGCCTCATGGACGCCGGCTGGTCGCTCTGGTACGCCGCCGACCTCACCGCCTTCCACCCGCGCACCACGCCGTCGCGCCACCCGGGCCACGTGCTCCTCACCGCGCGCAACCGCTTCTGGGCCGCCTGGCGCTCGCTCCCGCTGCTGGTCGCGCTCGCGTACGTCTCCATCTGGACGGTGCTCGCGGTCGTCCGCGGCGGTGCCGCCCGTCAGGTGCTCGCCGGCTACCGCCAGGCCTGGGCGGCGCGGCCGCACCGGCGCCCGATGCGCTGGCGCACGGTGTGGCGCATGACCCGCCTGGGTCGCCCGCCCGTCCTCTGAGCGGCTGACGCCGCTAGTAGCGGGGCCCGCGACCCGCCCGTCAGCGGGCGCCCTTGCGGACGAAGAGGTGGACCTCCAGGCTGCGCACGGCGACGCCGGGAGCGGGGAAGAGCCGCTCCTCGGTGAACTGCTCGTGGAGCACGGCCATCTCGGCCGCCCCGACCTTGTCGGTGCTCCGCACCCGGAGGTTCTTGGTGCCGACGACCCACACCCGGTCCTTCGTGCCCAGCTCCTTGCGGATCTGGTCGGGGGTGTGGCTGGTGCCGCGGAGGTTCGCGGCCTGCACGGCCGACTTCTTGAGCGCGAGGTCGTCGAGACCGGCGTACGCGTCGGTGTAGGCCATGGCGCCGAGCCGGTAGGTCAGCGGGAGGAAGACCACGCCGTCCCCGGGCCGGGCGCCGGCCTTGACCACGGCGGCCGCGCCGGCGAAGTCCTGCGAGCGGGAGTCCGTCGTGCGCTCGTGGCGCAGCGCCGGCAGCTGGGCGACGGAGACGCCCAGGACGAGCACCGCGGCGACGACCGACCCGACGACGGCTCGCCCGGTCGCCCGCCCCGCGGCGCCCGCCAGCGCCTCGACCCCGCGGGCGGTGAGGAGCGGCAGCCCGACGACGGAGAACAGGACGTAGCGGACCTGGAACAGCGGGTGCACCAGCGAGGCGCCGAGCAGGAGCGCGACGGGGACCAGCAGCAGGGGCAGGGCGACGGCGGCGAGCCCGACGCCACCCTGGCGTCGCGCGCCGCGGACGGCCGCGACGGTGCCGACCGTCGCGAGGCCCAGCAGCACGAGGGAGAGCCAGAGGCTGGTCGAGAGGAACTTCTCCGTGAGGTCCACGAGGGTGTCCCACGTCGGCGAGGTCATGTAGCTGACCTGGCCTGACTGCTCCTGCGACGTCCAGGCGAGCGGCGCGACGCAGACGGCGCAGACCAGCCCGGCGACGACGAAGGCCCGCCACGCGCGCCACCCCGGCCGGACCAGCAGCATCGTCACGCCGTGGGCGACCACGGCCAGCACCGCGAACTCGTGCAGCAGCGCCGCGACGACGACCGAGCCCGTGTACGCCCACCACCACGCGCGCTTCTGGGTGGTGAGGGCCTGGACCAGGCACCAGGTGCCGAGCAGGACGGCCCCGGTCACGAGGGCGAACGAGCGCCCCTCCTGCGCGTAGTAGGAGACGAGCGGCCAGCCGGCGAGCAGGAGGCCGGCGAGGAGTCCCGTGCGGGGTCCGGCGAGCCGCACGCCGAGGGCGGCCGTCGCCCCGGCGGCGACGCCCATCCCCAGCACGGACGGGACGCGCATCCAGACCTCGCCGCCGCCGAGGGACAACCAGACGTGCATCGCGAGGTAGTAGAAGCCGTGGACGACGTCGATGTGGTCGAGCACGGCCCGGATCTGGTGGACCGGGCGGGTGGCGACGGTCCAGGTGGCCGCCTCGTCGAGCCACATCGACCCGCGGTCGAGGCCCCAGGCCCCGACGGCCAGCATCACCAGGACCGAGCCGACGACGACGGCCAGTCCGCGCCGCCGAGCCTTCGGCAGCTCGACGCCGCCGTCCTCGACGGAGGCCGGTCCGCTGTCGACGCGCTGCTGGAGGGAGGTCACGACGCAGGACGCTACGGTCGCGCAGGACGCTCGGCCACCGGCGCTCGCGGCCTGCACGGGCTCGTCCCCGAACGTTCACCTGCCCGTCCCGCGATCGTCCACCACCGGTCGGCGCGGGGTCACGACGCGCCTCCACGGTCGGGCACCAGCACCGCTCCCAGCAGCGCCGTGGTGCCGGCGAGGGGAGTCATGATGACCGGCACTGTCGCAGCCAGCCCGGGCAGCACCAGCCTCCTGCGGCGTCTGGAGACCGCGCTGGCCCCGGACGGCGGCGTCGCCGGCCGGCGGGCCCTCGTCGCCGCCGTGGCCGCGGCCGTGGTCGTCCCCGCGCTGCTCGTCGTGCTCAACGTTCTCCTCGTCCCGGTCACCGGGGCCTGGTTCGTCGGCCTGGTCGCCGGCCTCGTGCTCGACCTCCTCGCCGGCACGTTCGCCCTCGGCGTGGTGTCGCACCGGCTGACCATGCGCAAGCTCCGCGAGCAGCAGCGGGCCGTCCGCTCGGTCGAGCTGCGCACCCGTGCGGTGGAGGAGCGGGCCGCGCACGTCGAGAGCGCGCTCTACCCCGACGGCGCCCGGCGTCCGGTAACCGCCTCGCTGGCGACGCCGCAGGACCTGGCCGCCGCCAGTCGCAGCCTCGGCGACCGGCTGCAGGCCACGCAGAACCTCTTCGCCCTCGTGAGCCCGCGCGGCCCGGTGCCCCCGCTCACCGGCTTCGTCGCGTCACCGGACGTCCTGCTGCTGCTCGTGCAGAAGTTCCTCACGCTGCGGCCCTTCCTGACGCTCGAGTGCGGCAGCGGCACCTCGACGCTGTTCCTCGCCCTGGCCGCGCAGCAGCACGGCGTCGAGGGCCGCATCGTGTCGCTGGAGAGCGACCTCGCCTACGCCGAGGGCACGCGGGCGCTGCTCGCCGAGCACGGCGTGGCCCACCTGGCGGAGGTCCGGCACGCGCCGCTGGCCCCTACCGGTCTGCCCGACCACGACGCGCCCTGGTACGACCGGGCCGCGCTCGAGGACCTCCACGACGTCGGGCTCGCGTTCGTCGACGGCCCGCCCGGGAAGACGGGCCCGCAGGCCCGCTACCCCTTCGTCCCGCTGCTGGCCGACCGCCTCGCGCCGCGCTGCGTGATCGTCATGGACGACGCGAACCGCCGCGAGGAGCGTGGCGTCACCGAGCGCTGGCTGCCCCGCCTGGAGGGCTTCAGCCACCGCTTCCTCGAGCTGACCCGCGGCGCGGGCCTCTTCGAGCGGGGTCTCTGACCGAGCTGCGTCAGCCGAGCGTGGCGCGGACCTTGCGCTTGCCCCCGGGCAGGCGCAGCTCGCCGAGCCGCCGGCGCCGGACGAAGCGGCGGCGAGTGCCGTCCTCGACCGTGGCGAGGTGCTCGATGACGGCCGGCCGGTGACCGGCCAGCAGCTCGGGCTGCATCGCGTACGCGACCGCGGTCACGAGGCCGGGCAGGTCCACCACCGGCGGCGCCTCGCCCTCGGGCGCGCTGGTCCAGGAGCGCAGGTCCGGCACGAGCGCCTGCACGAGCGTGGCTCCGATGCGGCGCGGGTCGGAGAAGGGCGCCAGGCGCTTGAGGACCACGTCCGTGTCGAGCTGGGCGGCGCGGATCCCGTACGCCGCCTGCGCCACGACCAGGTCGGGCGCGGCCGAGCCGACGACGAACCGCACGGCGCCGGTCGCCAGCCACTGCTCGGCCGGGCTCTGGTCGTCGACCACCGTGAGGTCGGCGCGCACCTGCGCGGCGGCCTTCTCCAGCTGGCGCCGGACCCGCGGTCGCGTCCTCGGATCGAGGAGGAGCACCATCCGGGAGTGGCCGGCCTCCGCGCACCGCTGCACCAGCGCGACCAGCAGGTCGGTCTGGCGGTCGGCGTCCAGGGCGTCGTCCCAGCGCGCCGCGCTCCCGAGCACGAGCGTCGTCGGGTCGACGACCCGGCCGCCGTCGGGCAGCAGGGCGGCGGGCAGGGTGGCCGCGAGCGCGCGGAGGTCGTCCAGCGGGACGGGTGCGGCCGGGACGTGACGCTCCGCCAGCAGCAGCGGGGTGAGCCCCGGGACGATGTCGAGGTGGAGGACGCGGGAGACCAGCCGCGCGAACCGGCCGCGCACGAGGTCGGGCGTCGGGCCGTACGCGTCGCCGTCCACCGCGACGAGGGTGATGCTCACCTCGAGCAGCCGGCGGGCGAGCGCCCGGCCCGCCTCGAGCGAGGCGCTGCCCACCACGAGCTCGACCGGGGAGTCCTCGACCCGGCCGTCGCCGCCGAGGAGCTCGTCGAGCACGACGACCCGCTCGACGAAGCCCAGCTGCTCGGCCGTGCGTCGTGCGGCGCGCGACCCGGTGCCGGTCCCGACGACCAGCACCAGCGGTCCGGCGACCGGCAGCGAACCGGCGCGCCACGCCGCGGCCATGACCAGCACCTCGTGCGGGGAGGTGGCGACGAGGTAGCAGCGGGTGCTCACGCCTGCGAACGTAGGGGCCGAACCGGGCCGCAGGTGTCGTCGCCGGGAGCGCCCGGTGGACGGCGCGTGAACTCCTGGAGCCGCGCCACGGCCCGACCCGGTCGTCTGGGCCACTCCTTGCGTTCATCCGCTGTTGCCACAGACGATTCACAGGTGACAGCCCGGGCGGCTTGGATCCTGCCCACGGGGCCCGTACGGGGCCTCGCCGAGCAGCTGGACGGGTGGGAGCGGTCGTGACGGCAGGGACGCGTAGGCGATGGGCACGGGGGACGGCGGCGGTCGCCGTCACCGCGCTGGTGGGGACGGGGCTGAGCCTCGCCGCGCCGGGAGCGGCAGAGGCCAGGCCGCCGGTGAAGGACAGCCGGCCGACCCCCAGCCGGGTGGTCACCACTCCCACGCTGCAGGCGAGGGCGACGCTCTCGGCCGACTACTCGGCCCCGGGCCCGGACTCGGGCGCGCTCGCCACGCCGAACGGCCCGGTCAACGGCCGCACCGGCCCCTTCCGCGGGCAGGTCGTGCCGGGCTTCTCGGGCGTCGTCGCGAACGGGGACGGGACCTTCTGGGCGATGCCCGACAACGGGTTCGGCTCCAAGGCCAACTCGGCCGACTTCCTGCTGCGGGTCTACGAGGTCGCCCCCGACTTCGAGACCGGCCGCCGTGGGGGCGGGTCGGGCACGATCGACGTCGAGCGGTTCATCTCGCTGCGCGACCCCGACCACAAGATCAAGACCAAGATCGTCAACGAGGACACCACCGACCGGCTGCTGACCGGCGCCGACTTCGACATCGAGTCGATCGTGCGCCAGCCCGACGGCACCTTCTGGATCGGCGAGGAGTTCGGGCCCTACCTGCTGCACGTCAGCAAGAGCGGCAAGCTCCTGTCCGCGCCGGTGCCCTTCGTCGGCGGCAAGTCGCCCGACAACCCGACGCTCGCCGCGGGGGAGACCCCGGCGATCGGCAGCAGCCGCGGCTTCGAGGCGATGGCCGGCTCGAAGGACGGGCGCTACCTCTACCCGATCCTCGAGGGCGCGCTGAACGCCGACGCCGACAAGCGGCGCCGCCTGGTCTACGAGTTCGACACCAAGAAGCAGCGCTACACCGGCACGACCTGGGCGTACGAGACCGACACCGACGCGAACTTCGTCGGCGACGCCCACCTGGTCGGGCCCAAGAAGCTCGTCGTGCTCGAGCGTGACAACTTCGACGGTGCGCAGGCCGTGACCAAGCGCGTCTACGACGTCGACCTCAACCGGCGCGAGAACGGCTTCGCGCGCAAGCGGCTCAAGGTGGACCTGCTGCAGATCGCCAACCCCGAGCGGATCGGCACCACGACGTCGCCGGGGGCGTACGGGGTGGGCGCGAACTTCTCCTTCGCCTTCCAGTCGACCGAGACGGTCGTGCCGCTGAGCGGCGGGCGCTACCTCTTCGCCAACGACAACAACTACCCGGGCAACGCCGCGCGCTACCCGGGCCGCCCCGACGACACCGAGATGATCATCGTCGGCTTCCCGAAGGTGCGCACCGACGCCCCGGCGAACCGGCTCATCGGCCACCGCGGCGCCAGCGGCTACCGGCCCGAGCACACCCTCGCCAGCTACGAGCTCGCGATCCGCCAGTGCGCCGACTACATCGAGCCCGACGTCGTCCCCACGAAGGACGGCAAGCTCGTGGCCCGCCACGAGCCGAACATCACCGACACCACCGACGTGAGCACGCACCCCGAGTTCGCGGACCGCAAGACCACCAAGACCATCGACGGCTCCACCCAGACCGGTTGGTTCACCGAGGACTTCACGCTGGCCGAGCTGCGCACGCTCAGGACGAAGGAGCGGCTGCCGCAGCTGCGCACCGACAACACGGCGTTCGACGGTCTCTACCCGATCCCGACCCTGGACGAGGTCTTCGACCTGGCCCTGCACTCGCGCACCTGCGCCGGCAAGCCGGTCGGCGTCGCGCCCGAGACCAAGCACCCGACCTACTTCGCCTCGATCGGCCTCCCGACCGACGCCGCGCTGCTCAAGGAGCTCAAGGCGCACGGCTGGACGAAGAAGTCGGACCCGGTCGTCATCCAGAGCTTCGAGACGACGAACCTCAAGTCCCTGGCCAAGAAGTCCAGGCTCCCCCTGATCCAGCTCGTCGACTGCTCCGGGGCGCCGTACGACCTCAAGGCCGCCGGCGAGGCCACGACGTACGCCGACCTCGTCACGCCGGCCGGGCTGCGCGGCATCAAGCGCTACGCCGACCAGGTGGCGCTGTGCAAGGACCGGATGATCCCGCGCGACGCCGACGGCCGGCTGCTCGCGCCGACCACGGCCATCTCCGACGCCCACCGCGTGGGCCTGCGGGTGACGGGCTGGACCTTCCGGCGCGAGAACCAGTTCCTGCCGCTGCAGTTCCGCAGCAGCACCGTCGCGGCGGAGGTCGGTGACCTCGACGGCGAGATCAACGCCTTCCTCGACGCGGGCATGGACGACTTCTTCACCGACAACCCCGACGTCGGCCAGGAGGCCCGCTCCTAGGCCGCTGCCGACGCGCTGCGCACGACGGACGGCCGTCGCCCCTCACCGGGGCGGCGGCCGTCCTGCGTCTGCGGCGTCTGCTGGGATGGGCCCATGAACCTCGTCATCGGCCACCGCGGTGCCAGCGGCTACCGTCCCGAGCACACGCTCCTCGCCTACGAGCTGGCGATCGAGCAGGGGGCCGACGTCATCGAGCCCGACGTGGTGCCCACCGCCGACGGGCAGCTCGTGGTGCGCCACGAGAGCGCGATCACGGCGACGACCGACGTCGCCGACCACCCCGAGTTCGCCGGGCGCCGGACGACGAAGTCCATCGACGGCCGCGAGATCACGGGGTGGTTCACCGAGGACTTCACCCTCGCCGAGCTCCGCACGCTGCGGGCCGTGGAGCCGATGCCGGCGCTGCGCCCGCAGAACACGCCGTTCGACGGCCAGCCGATCTGCACGCTCGACGAGGTGCTCGACCTCGCGCGCCGCTCCCGGACCCGCGACGGGCGCCCGGTCGGCGTCGCCCCGGAGACCAAGCACCCGACGTACTTCCGCTCCCTCGGGCTCGGGGTGGAGGAGCCCCTGCTCGAGGCCCTCGCCGCGCACGGCTGGACGCGCGCCGACGACCCCGTCGTCATCCAGAGCTTCGAGGTCGGCAACCTGCGCCGGCTCGCCACGATGACCGACCTGCCGCTGATCCAGCTCGCCCACGTCAGCGGAGCGCCCTTCGACCTCCAGAGCGAGGGCGACCCCCGCACGTACGCCGACCTCGTCAGCCCGACGGGGCTGGCCGAGATCAAGACGTACGCCGACCAGCTCGGCCTGCACAAGGACCTCATGATCCCGCGCGACGCGGACGGGCGGCTCCTCGAGCCGAGCCCGGTGCTGGCGGACGCCCACGAGGCCGGGCTGCGGGTGACGGGGTGGACCTTCCGCCGCGAGAACCGGTTCCTCCCGCTGCAGCACCGCCGCGGCGAGACGCCCGACGCGCCCGGCGACCTCGGTGCGGAGATCACGGCGTTCCTCGCGGCGGGCATGGACGACTTCTTCACCGACAACCCCGACGTCGGCGTCGCCACGCGTGCCGCCTTCCTCGGCTGATCCGCCGGCTGGTCCGAGCGGAGGCCGGCGCCCGACGTTCGTCGCCTGGGGTTCGTCCGGCGTTCACGTTGCTCTGGCACGTTCCTGGGGTGACTGAGCACCAGGTGCTGGGCCCGGCGAGCGCCGGGTGGAGCGACTACGTCGGCACGGCCGCGGCGGAGGACGCCGTCGCCACGCTGGGCTCGCCGAGCCTCTACGAGCTGGCCGGCGTCGACCGCGAGCGATGGACCATCCTCGGCATCGACATCGCCGTGGACGCCACCACGTCGGTGACCGTGTACGCGTTCGACCGCCAGTCCTCCGGGCTGGTCAGCGTCGACGAGATCGAGCGCCTCGGCTGGGAGTCCGGCCAGATCCCCGTGTCGGCCTTCCCCGTGAGCGCCGACCGGGTCGACGCCTTCATCGAGGACGCCTTCAAGCGGCTCTCCATCCGCCTGGTCGCCCGCACCGTGCGCGACCAGGCGCTCGTCGTCCACGACTGAGCAGGGCCGCTCCCGGCCCCGGCCCGGACCCCGCCCTCCGGGCGTGCGGACCCTGCGCGCACTGTGGGGGGTCAGGGCCACCAGGCCTGGCCGAGGAGGCCTGATGACCGGAACCGTCGTCCTGATCGTGATCGTCGTGGTGGTGCTGATCGCCGTCGCGGTGCTCGTCCCGCTGCTGAGACGCAGGGGCAGGACGCGGGGCGCCAGCGCCTCGGCCAGGCTGCCCGCGCTCGGTCAGATGGGCGCCAACCCCAACGCCGCCCCGAAGGACCACAACCGCACCCCGGCCGACCCGCCGGCCCCGCCCGTCTGAGCCGGCTCGGCGCAGACTGATCGCCTGAAACAGATCGCCTCAGACAGATCGGCCCCGACCGTCCGCGGTCGGGGCCGATCTTCGTCCTGGGGCGGTCGCGCCCCCTATGGCGTCGGGTCGGGCGCGGGCCCGCGGTCGACCCGGGTGATCCGGGCCTCGCCCGCCCGGCGCCGCAGCGTGATCCGGTCGATCTCGCTGTAGGCCTCGTTGGTCCCGGGCAGCGCGTCGGCGAGGGTGCGGACCGTGAACGTCGTCTGGTGGCCCTGCCGCGCCGGCTTCACGTCGATCGCGAGGAAGGCGTACGCGTCGTAGCGCACCTGCGACCACTCGACGACCTCCGGCACCTTGGTGCCCTGCAGGTAGCCCGACGCGTTCTTGGCCGAGCCCTCGGCCGACCAGTAGTAGCTGTTGACCACGTTCTCGGTGTTGTTCTCGGTGGTGTTGGCACCACCGGCCGGGGAGTAGCCGCGGTAGCGCTGCCCCTCGGGCAGCAGCTGCGCACCGGTCGGGGTGACGCCCTCGGGGGCCGGTGCGTCCGGACCCGGGGCCGGACGGAACGGGTAGCGCGGTCGGCCGCCGCTGCCGACGCAGATGTAGGTGACGCCGTCGGTCGGCGGGTGCAGGACCGAGCCGTCGGGTGCGCTGCGGGTCCGCCTGCCGTAGCGGATCGGGTCGGTGCGCTCGAGCAGGTGGTTGTGCCCCTGCACGACGAGGTCGACCTGGTAGCGGGTGAAGAGCGGGTCCAGCGCGTCGCGCAGCCCGCCGTCGGAGGCGTGGTTGTTCGTCGTCGAGTAGGCGCAGTGGTGGAAGAACGCGACGACGAAGTCGATGCCGTGGGCCTCGTCGGGGTCGGTGCGCCAGCGCTTCAGCGTCCGCTCGAGCCAGGCCAGCTGGGCGCCCTCGGAGTAGCCCCGGTTCGTCTGGATCTCGTTGCTCAGCTCGTTCGCGTCGACCGAGATCACCGCCACGTTGCCGTAGACGAACTGGTAGACCGACGGGCAGCCCTTCGGCCCGTTGGTCGGCAGGTCGAGGCGGTCGAGGTGGCCGCCGTAGCCGTGGGTGGGGCTGTCCCCGAGCTGGCGCGTGTTGCCGTAGAGCGGCTCCATGTCGTGGTTGCCGGTAGCGAACATCCAGGGGGTGAAGGCGGCCTGGCTCTCGATCTGGTTGAGGAAGACGTCCCACACGTACGGGTTGTAGGGGTTCGTGCCGGGCGCGGACGTCCCAAGGGGGGTGTGGGAGTCGTCGGCCGGCAGGCCGCTGCCGCCCGGGTCGGCGTAGCAGATGTCCCCGGCGAGCAGCGTGAACACCGGCCGCTGCGAGGCCATCAGGTTCGTCTGCGTCGCGGCCGGGTGCGGGTCGCGCCCGCTCGTCCCGGCGACGGGGTCGCCCGCGGCGTAGTAGTTGTTGTCGAAGACGCCGTTCGGCCAGGTGCCGCCCGCGTCGGTGACGACCTTCGGGTCCTGCCCCCAGGCGTACTTCGGGTCGGTCGGGGCGTTGTTGGTGCCGACGTCGGCGAAGGCGGTGAAGGTGAACTCGTCGGGCACCTCGCTGGCGTGGTTCCGTCGGCCGCGCGCCGGCTTGGGAGCCGTGGTGAAGTACGCCGTCCCGCTCGTCGCGCCGTCCGACAGCCGCAGGCGGTAGTGGTGGACCTGGTCGGCCCGCAGGTGGTCGAGCACGGCCTTGGCGTAGAACTGGCTGCCGACCGGGCCGCCGGGGATCGCGTACTGGCCGACGAGGTGGACGATCTCGGCCTCGTAGCGCTGGCCGTAGCGTCCGGGCTCCGTGCCCACGTCGACGAAGCAGCGCAGCCCCGACGGCAGCGAGCCGGTCCGGCTGACCAGCTGGGCGGTGATCGCCATGGCGTTGTCCGGCCGGCCGTGCCGGCCCTCGACGAACGAGAGGTGGCGCCCCGAGATCACCGTCCCGGACGTCCCGGCCGTCCCTCCGCCCGCGGCGAACGCCGCGTTCGCCAGGCCGAACTGGGCGGCGGCGTACCCGCCGGCCCCGGCCATCACGGCCTTCAGGACGCTGCGGCGGCTGACCGACTGCCGGGCCAGCTCGCGTGCGTTCCACTCGGTGTACTCGTCGATGGTGACGGGCTGTCCGCCCTGCTCCAGGAGGCTCACGGTTCTCGATCCTCGTCCCGAGGGGCATCAAGAATCATCGAACGGCTATGCAACGGTGGGTGAACGTTCGGGGTCGGTGCGGGCGTGGGAGGCTGCCCGGGTGGTGGGGCAGACGATGGTCCGGCAGGTCGTGGCGCTGGGCGGCGGCGGGTTCGGCGAGGGCGTGGACGCCGACCGCGGGCTGGAGGACACGCTGCTCGGGCTGACCGGGC from Microlunatus sagamiharensis includes the following:
- a CDS encoding metallophosphoesterase, translating into MSLLEQGGQPVTIDEYTEWNARELARQSVSRRSVLKAVMAGAGGYAAAQFGLANAAFAAGGGTAGTSGTVISGRHLSFVEGRHGRPDNAMAITAQLVSRTGSLPSGLRCFVDVGTEPGRYGQRYEAEIVHLVGQYAIPGGPVGSQFYAKAVLDHLRADQVHHYRLRLSDGATSGTAYFTTAPKPARGRRNHASEVPDEFTFTAFADVGTNNAPTDPKYAWGQDPKVVTDAGGTWPNGVFDNNYYAAGDPVAGTSGRDPHPAATQTNLMASQRPVFTLLAGDICYADPGGSGLPADDSHTPLGTSAPGTNPYNPYVWDVFLNQIESQAAFTPWMFATGNHDMEPLYGNTRQLGDSPTHGYGGHLDRLDLPTNGPKGCPSVYQFVYGNVAVISVDANELSNEIQTNRGYSEGAQLAWLERTLKRWRTDPDEAHGIDFVVAFFHHCAYSTTNNHASDGGLRDALDPLFTRYQVDLVVQGHNHLLERTDPIRYGRRTRSAPDGSVLHPPTDGVTYICVGSGGRPRYPFRPAPGPDAPAPEGVTPTGAQLLPEGQRYRGYSPAGGANTTENNTENVVNSYYWSAEGSAKNASGYLQGTKVPEVVEWSQVRYDAYAFLAIDVKPARQGHQTTFTVRTLADALPGTNEAYSEIDRITLRRRAGEARITRVDRGPAPDPTP